One window of Diabrotica undecimpunctata isolate CICGRU chromosome 8, icDiaUnde3, whole genome shotgun sequence genomic DNA carries:
- the LOC140448875 gene encoding uncharacterized protein encodes MSKVAPLKVFLPRLEFCGCLLGVRLVKQVQGVMGMSINKVQFFCDSTILLSWIRGEPSQWQTFVSHKVGEIQKLSSVPSWRHISSKDNLADVISRGIDPDQLLKCKLWWEGPE; translated from the coding sequence ATGAGCAAGGTAGCTCCACTAAAGGTGTTTTTACCTAGATTAGAATTTTGTGGATGCTTACTGGGTGTAAGGTTGGTCAAACAAGTTCAAGGAGTCATGGGAATGTCAATAAATAAGGTTCAATTTTTCTGTGATTCGACTATTTTATTATCTTGGATACGTGGGGAGCCCAGTCAATGGCAAACATTCGTTTCGCATAAAGTGGGAGAGATTCAAAAATTATCTTCAGTGCCATCATGGAGGCACATTTCTTCTAAGGACAATCTAGCTGACGTAATATCCCGGGGAATTGATCCAGACCAATTATTGAAATGTAAATTATGGTGGGAAGGACCTGAATAA
- the LOC140448874 gene encoding uncharacterized protein: MTSLSALSIKQDVLLATALVTIYSKHGVPIHARCILDSGSQSSFVSKDLVQKLNLSPYSKRLQISTISEHSSFSNKMVDLEIFPYKNNGNGFKISCAILDNITCRLPQLSINRSKLNIPSTVTLADPTYSVPKNIDLLASNIYSELLSDGLIRLGKGLPVLQNTHLGYIMFGSLPPYALYKGIYRSQLSPTQSNVSLFVQSTSEEDKLDNIIRQFFEVEEVTPSVKISSFEDLAEQIFTETTQILSSGRFQVKLPFISETAHKMLGNSYNMARKRFISLENKLLKHENVYSQYKAFINEYVSLGHAKKVPLSLTNVHLENKYFLPHHSVIKEESLTTKLRVLFDGSMKSSSGYSLNDILL; encoded by the coding sequence ATGACTTCTCTCTCTGCTCTATCAATAAAGCAGGATGTTCTGCTGGCAACCGCTCTAGTCACTATTTATTCAAAGCATGGCGTACCCATACACGCTAGATGTATTTTAGATAGTGGATCTCAGTCGTCATTTGTCTCTAAAGATTTGGTTCAAAAATTAAATCTCTCTCCTTACAGCAAAAGGTTACAAATCTCTACCATCTCTGAACATAGTTCATTCTCGAACAAAATGGTCGATCTAGAAATTTTTCCATacaaaaataatggtaatggTTTCAAAATCTCCTGTGCTATTTTAGACAACATAACTTGTAGGCTCCCCCAGTTATCCATAAACAGAAGTAAATTGAATATCCCCTCTACAGTCACTCTCGCAGATCCCACCTACTCTGTCCCTAAAAATATAGATCTTCTTGCCAGTAACATATATAGCGAATTGTTATCGGATGGTTTAATACGTTTAGGTAAAGGACTCCCTGTTCTCCAGAACACACACTTAGGGTACATTATGTTTGGTTCTTTACCTCCTTACGCACTTTACAAAGGAATTTATCGCTCACAGTTGTCCCCCACACAGTCAAATGTCTCTTTATTTGTCCAGTCCACATCTGAGGAAGATAAGCTCGATAATATAATTCGACAATTCTTCGAAGTCGAAGAAGTGACCCCCTCTGTTAAAATCTCCTCCTTTGAGGATCTGGCTGAACAAATATTCACTGAAACAACTCAAATTCTATCTTCTGGTCGGTTTCAGGTAAAGCTTCCTTTCATTTCTGAAACAGCACATAAAATGCTGGGCAATTCTTACAACATGGCTAGAAAAAGGTTTAttagtttagaaaataaactCTTAAAACACGAAAATGTATACTCTCAATATAAAGCATTCATCAATGAATATGTTTCTCTTGGACATGCCAAAAAGGTTCCTCTTTCTCTcacaaatgtgcacttagaaaataaatactttttacctCATCACTCTGTCATAAAAGAAGAATCATTAACTACCAAATTACGGGTGCTTTTTGATGGCTCCATGAAAAGTTCCAGTGGCTATTCTCTTAATGACATCCTGTTGTAA